In Candidatus Buchananbacteria bacterium CG10_big_fil_rev_8_21_14_0_10_42_9, a single window of DNA contains:
- a CDS encoding NAD-dependent dehydratase: MRILVTGGAGFIGSHLCKELLEQGHAVVCLDNFFTGSQDNIEALKSNTNFSVDEHDIIDPYFDDGQIDQIYNLACPASPVHYQKNPIRTIKANTIGVINMLGLAKKHKARILQASTSEVYGDPTVHPQPETYRGDVNPIGPRACYDEGKRCAETLFFDYHRAHGVEIRVARIFNTYGPNMAIDDGRVVSNFITQAIKGVPITIYGDGQQTRSFCYVDDMVKGLIALMNSNDTGPINLGNPEEFTMRELADEVIALTETQSTVENKPLPQDDPKQRQPDITKAKTVLKWEPKVKLAEGLPKTIEYFKSKLK; this comes from the coding sequence ATGAGAATTTTAGTTACAGGTGGCGCGGGGTTTATTGGCTCGCATTTGTGTAAAGAGTTATTAGAGCAAGGGCATGCTGTTGTATGCCTGGATAATTTTTTTACCGGTTCGCAGGATAATATAGAAGCGTTAAAAAGTAACACCAACTTTTCAGTGGATGAACACGACATTATTGATCCGTATTTTGATGACGGACAAATTGATCAAATTTATAATCTGGCTTGTCCGGCTTCACCGGTCCATTATCAAAAGAACCCAATTCGCACTATTAAAGCCAATACCATAGGCGTGATTAACATGCTCGGCTTAGCTAAAAAGCACAAAGCGCGAATTTTGCAAGCGTCAACGTCTGAAGTGTACGGCGATCCAACGGTTCATCCGCAGCCAGAAACGTATCGCGGTGATGTAAACCCGATTGGCCCGAGGGCTTGTTACGATGAAGGTAAGCGTTGCGCCGAAACTTTATTTTTTGATTACCACCGTGCGCATGGTGTAGAAATTAGGGTTGCTCGCATTTTTAATACTTATGGACCCAATATGGCAATTGATGACGGGCGCGTGGTATCTAATTTTATTACCCAAGCAATTAAAGGCGTGCCAATTACTATTTACGGCGATGGTCAACAAACGCGGTCATTTTGTTATGTTGATGACATGGTCAAGGGTCTAATCGCCTTGATGAATTCAAATGATACGGGTCCGATCAATTTAGGAAACCCGGAAGAGTTTACAATGCGGGAATTAGCGGACGAGGTGATTGCGCTTACTGAAACGCAATCAACCGTAGAAAATAAGCCTCTGCCACAAGATGATCCTAAACAGCGCCAACCAGATATCACCAAAGCCAAAACAGTGTTGAAATGGGAACCTAAGGTTAAGTTAGCCGAAGGGTTACCTAAAACCATCGAGTATTTTAAAAGTAAGTTGAAATAA